Proteins encoded in a region of the Marinococcus sp. PL1-022 genome:
- the hisG gene encoding ATP phosphoribosyltransferase, with protein MNEWLTIAMPKGRIFEEAVQLLRKAGFPIPPEFEESRKLIVDAPEANMRFILAKPMDVPTYVEHGVADIGVAGKDTMIEEERDVYEVLDLKISACYLAVAGLPEYEKSDVNPKVASKYPNLATQYFKQQGEQVEIIKLNGSIELAPLVGLADRIVDIVSSGQTLKENGLIELETIVPITSRLIVNPVSYRLKDTVIDDLVERVAQVIGVEEQV; from the coding sequence ATGAATGAATGGCTGACAATCGCGATGCCAAAGGGACGGATTTTCGAAGAAGCGGTGCAGCTTCTACGTAAAGCCGGGTTTCCCATTCCTCCGGAATTTGAAGAATCCAGAAAGCTGATCGTCGACGCCCCGGAAGCAAATATGCGTTTTATCCTGGCGAAGCCGATGGATGTGCCAACCTATGTTGAACACGGGGTGGCAGACATTGGGGTCGCCGGCAAGGATACAATGATTGAAGAAGAGCGTGACGTGTATGAAGTGCTGGATTTGAAAATCAGTGCCTGCTACCTGGCAGTAGCCGGTCTTCCAGAGTATGAAAAGTCCGATGTAAATCCAAAGGTGGCGTCAAAGTATCCGAATCTGGCGACGCAGTACTTTAAGCAGCAGGGCGAACAGGTGGAAATTATTAAATTAAACGGATCGATTGAACTGGCACCGCTTGTCGGTCTGGCAGACCGTATTGTAGACATTGTTTCCAGCGGCCAGACGCTGAAGGAGAATGGTTTAATAGAGCTTGAAACGATTGTGCCGATTACCTCCCGGCTGATCGTCAATCCGGTAAGCTATCGTTTGAAGGATACCGTTATTGATGATCTCGTGGAGCGTGTCGCCCAGGTGATAGGAGTGGAAGAACAGGTATGA
- a CDS encoding PspC domain-containing protein, with product MAKKKLYKSREDRKLTGVCGGLADYLGWDSSLIRIISVVLVILPVTSWVLLIYLVLAVLLPNEEDAVS from the coding sequence TTGGCAAAGAAGAAGTTGTATAAATCCCGTGAAGACCGGAAATTAACAGGCGTGTGTGGCGGATTGGCAGATTATCTCGGCTGGGATTCATCCTTAATACGGATTATCAGTGTGGTGCTTGTTATCCTTCCCGTTACCTCCTGGGTACTGCTGATTTATCTCGTATTAGCCGTGCTTCTCCCTAATGAAGAGGACGCCGTCTCCTGA
- the hisB gene encoding imidazoleglycerol-phosphate dehydratase HisB: MAERRGSVERKTGETSIRLQFGIDGEGDGVIQTNVPFMSHMLDLFKKHGHFSLDVQAEGDVEVDDHHTTEDIGICLGEAFGQALGDKKGIRRYGQAKIPMDDALAEVIVDLSNRPHLEFRAELPAAKVGTFDTELVHEFLWKFAVEARMNLHVVVHYGHNTHHIIEAVFKAMARALDEATQLDPRVKGVPSTKGML, translated from the coding sequence ATGGCAGAACGCAGAGGAAGCGTTGAACGCAAGACGGGAGAAACATCCATCCGCCTGCAGTTTGGCATTGACGGCGAAGGGGACGGGGTCATACAGACGAACGTTCCGTTTATGAGCCATATGCTCGACCTGTTTAAAAAGCACGGCCATTTCTCTCTCGACGTGCAGGCCGAAGGCGATGTGGAAGTGGATGATCACCATACGACCGAGGACATCGGTATCTGCCTTGGCGAAGCCTTCGGACAGGCGCTCGGCGATAAAAAAGGCATTCGCCGCTACGGCCAGGCCAAAATTCCGATGGACGATGCGCTCGCAGAGGTCATTGTGGATTTAAGCAACCGTCCGCATCTTGAATTCCGGGCAGAGCTGCCGGCAGCCAAGGTAGGAACATTTGATACCGAGCTCGTCCATGAGTTTTTGTGGAAATTCGCGGTGGAGGCCCGGATGAACCTTCACGTAGTCGTCCATTACGGACATAACACTCATCATATTATTGAAGCGGTATTTAAAGCGATGGCACGGGCTCTTGACGAAGCAACCCAGCTGGACCCGAGAGTGAAGGGCGTTCCTTCAACCAAAGGAATGCTGTAA
- the hisH gene encoding imidazole glycerol phosphate synthase subunit HisH, giving the protein MIGIIDYGMGNLYSVKKALERLDIPYFVSEHTKKLAEADGLILPGVGAFRDAMNLIRENGQFEFIEHWAAAGKPLLGICLGMQLLFEGSDEHGETEGFGFLPGHARRFSGKDSQGRRLKVPHMGWNSLTFHQPDHPLLKNVEEGHAYFVHSYVIETADPDVLIATSDYGETVPAVVGRGEIMGTQFHPEKSSRIGIGMLENFGAIVRERSGAHE; this is encoded by the coding sequence GTGATAGGAATAATCGATTACGGCATGGGTAACCTGTACAGCGTGAAAAAGGCACTGGAACGACTGGATATTCCTTATTTTGTCTCTGAGCATACGAAGAAGCTTGCGGAAGCGGATGGCTTGATTCTCCCGGGAGTCGGTGCTTTTCGGGACGCGATGAATTTAATCCGGGAAAACGGGCAGTTTGAGTTTATTGAACACTGGGCGGCTGCCGGCAAACCGCTGCTTGGCATCTGTCTTGGCATGCAGCTGTTGTTTGAAGGCAGCGACGAACACGGGGAAACAGAAGGGTTCGGCTTTCTGCCCGGGCATGCCCGCCGGTTTTCCGGAAAAGACAGCCAGGGAAGAAGGCTGAAGGTGCCTCACATGGGCTGGAACTCGCTTACGTTTCATCAGCCGGACCACCCGCTATTGAAAAACGTAGAGGAAGGCCATGCATATTTTGTGCATTCCTACGTGATTGAAACTGCCGATCCGGACGTTTTGATTGCGACAAGCGATTACGGCGAAACCGTACCGGCGGTGGTTGGCCGTGGCGAAATCATGGGCACGCAGTTTCATCCTGAAAAAAGCAGCAGAATCGGCATTGGTATGCTTGAAAATTTCGGGGCGATTGTCCGTGAAAGGAGCGGAGCCCATGAGTGA
- the hprK gene encoding HPr(Ser) kinase/phosphatase — MAKVTATDLKERFQLELLAGEEGLYRAITTSDISRPGIEMAGFFTYYPARRLQLLGRTELSFFQQLQDEEKQERMEKLCTYDTPGIVISRGLVAPPELIENAEKTGVPIMRSHLASTQLISQLTNYLDTKLAKSTAMHGVLVDIYGIGVLITGASGVGKSETALDIVRRGHRLVADDSVEIRQQNGDTLVGTAPELIQNLLEIRGLGIIDVMTLFGAGAVRPYKRISLTIHLELWDEQKAYDRLGLDEETLQVLDTEIQKLTVPVRPGRNLAVIIEVAAMNFRLKRMGVNTAQQFSDRLKQMIDDGDKEEF, encoded by the coding sequence ATGGCAAAAGTGACGGCAACGGATTTAAAGGAGCGGTTTCAATTAGAGCTTCTCGCCGGGGAAGAAGGGCTGTACCGGGCGATAACCACGAGCGATATTTCCCGTCCGGGAATAGAAATGGCCGGTTTTTTTACATATTATCCTGCCCGGCGGCTGCAGCTGCTTGGGCGGACAGAGCTTTCTTTTTTTCAACAGCTCCAGGACGAAGAAAAGCAGGAACGCATGGAAAAGCTGTGTACATACGACACTCCGGGCATTGTCATCTCGCGTGGGCTGGTAGCTCCGCCGGAGCTGATTGAGAATGCGGAAAAGACCGGTGTTCCGATCATGCGCTCGCATCTGGCAAGCACGCAGCTGATCAGCCAGCTGACGAACTATCTCGATACGAAGCTGGCCAAATCGACAGCGATGCACGGCGTGCTGGTGGATATTTACGGCATCGGTGTGCTGATTACCGGGGCGAGCGGCGTAGGGAAAAGTGAAACGGCGCTTGATATCGTACGCCGGGGCCACCGGCTTGTAGCGGATGATTCTGTCGAAATCCGTCAGCAGAACGGTGACACCCTTGTTGGCACGGCACCGGAGCTGATTCAGAACCTGCTTGAAATCCGGGGTCTCGGCATTATTGATGTCATGACGCTGTTTGGGGCAGGGGCTGTCCGACCATATAAACGCATCTCGCTGACCATTCACCTTGAGCTCTGGGATGAACAAAAAGCGTACGACCGCCTCGGTCTTGATGAAGAGACGCTCCAGGTGCTCGACACGGAGATTCAGAAGCTGACCGTTCCGGTGCGGCCGGGACGAAACCTTGCCGTTATTATTGAAGTGGCGGCGATGAACTTCCGGCTGAAACGGATGGGCGTGAACACAGCTCAGCAGTTTTCGGACCGGTTAAAACAGATGATTGACGACGGTGATAAAGAAGAATTTTAA
- a CDS encoding acyltransferase: MRKTDRYFPGNNTNALWQMYRTVPFLKAFKNTAVIEASRVVPFVSVKRWMYRQLLGMEIGEKTALAYKVMPDLMFPEKIHIGSNSIIGYQSTLLTHEHLIDEYRLGDIVIGNEVMVGANVTILPGVTIGDRAVVAAGTVVHKDVPPRAFAGGSPMRIRT; encoded by the coding sequence ATGAGAAAAACAGACCGTTATTTCCCGGGTAATAATACCAATGCTCTGTGGCAGATGTACCGTACGGTCCCGTTTTTGAAGGCCTTCAAAAATACAGCGGTTATTGAAGCTTCGCGGGTCGTGCCGTTTGTGTCGGTGAAGCGGTGGATGTACCGGCAGCTGCTTGGAATGGAAATAGGTGAAAAAACGGCGCTTGCGTATAAGGTCATGCCGGATCTCATGTTTCCGGAGAAAATTCATATTGGCAGCAATTCTATTATTGGTTATCAATCGACGCTTTTGACCCACGAGCATTTAATTGATGAATACCGGCTCGGCGATATTGTAATCGGAAACGAGGTTATGGTCGGTGCCAACGTGACTATTCTGCCCGGGGTGACGATTGGCGACCGGGCGGTGGTGGCAGCAGGAACGGTCGTGCATAAAGACGTGCCTCCGCGGGCCTTTGCCGGAGGCAGTCCGATGCGGATAAGAACATAG
- a CDS encoding phage holin family protein, whose protein sequence is MGCLVPFIVNTIALMVVAGFFPGFTIDGFGAAIVAGLVLTLINLVIRPLLIFFTLPLSVVTFGLFIFVINALMLMLTSAVMGEAFNMSGFGMAFLAAVVIAVLNMLMYNLFVNPLSGRKT, encoded by the coding sequence ATGGGCTGTTTAGTACCGTTTATTGTTAACACCATTGCATTAATGGTAGTAGCCGGGTTTTTCCCCGGCTTTACTATTGACGGCTTTGGGGCAGCTATAGTGGCCGGTTTGGTGTTGACGCTGATTAATCTTGTGATCCGCCCGCTATTAATTTTTTTCACCCTCCCGCTTTCTGTCGTAACATTCGGCTTGTTTATTTTTGTGATCAATGCGCTGATGCTGATGCTTACGTCGGCGGTGATGGGAGAAGCTTTTAACATGTCCGGCTTCGGCATGGCTTTTCTTGCCGCTGTAGTGATCGCTGTTTTAAATATGCTGATGTACAATCTTTTCGTAAACCCGCTGAGTGGAAGAAAAACGTGA
- a CDS encoding ATP phosphoribosyltransferase regulatory subunit, producing MSKLFMFEKPLGMRDALPGYFQTKRNVQRVINDEWESWGYLPVETPTLEYYDTVGSASAILDHQLFKLLDQQGRTLVLRPDMTAPIARVTASGLQKQHFPIRLAYHTNVFRAQQLEAGRPAEFEQLGVELIGDGTSSANGEVVSLMIEALRKTGLTTFQITVGHVGYVNALLEEVLGNDERADDLRRFLYEKNYVGYRQHVENLPLSSLDKKKLNSLLRLRGDWRTLDEALNLVQTPAAKEALEELQELKTVLEHYELSDYIKLDFNLFMHMSYYTGIVFESYGNNLGVPLGSGGRYDELLQQFNRPAQAVGFGLRLDLLVEALGLTGAVPSQTCILFSPERRPEAVERARKLRETGKRVVLQDIRGVEDVDQLSVSYEDVVSMIGKKKEGASHE from the coding sequence ATGAGTAAGCTTTTTATGTTTGAAAAGCCGCTTGGGATGCGCGATGCGCTTCCGGGATATTTTCAGACAAAACGGAACGTACAACGGGTCATTAACGATGAATGGGAAAGCTGGGGGTACCTGCCTGTCGAAACGCCGACACTGGAGTATTACGATACAGTGGGGAGCGCGTCGGCGATTCTTGATCATCAGCTGTTTAAACTCCTCGATCAGCAGGGACGGACGCTGGTGCTGCGTCCGGACATGACAGCACCAATTGCCCGGGTGACGGCATCCGGGCTGCAAAAGCAGCATTTTCCCATCCGTTTGGCTTATCATACTAATGTCTTCCGCGCGCAGCAGCTTGAGGCCGGACGTCCGGCAGAATTTGAACAGCTCGGGGTGGAATTGATTGGAGACGGCACTTCAAGTGCGAACGGGGAAGTCGTCTCTCTTATGATTGAAGCTCTGCGAAAAACCGGGCTGACCACGTTTCAAATTACGGTCGGGCACGTCGGGTACGTGAACGCGCTGCTTGAAGAGGTGCTCGGAAATGATGAACGTGCTGATGATCTGCGCCGGTTTTTATACGAAAAAAACTATGTCGGCTATCGCCAGCACGTGGAAAATCTCCCGCTTTCCTCTCTTGATAAGAAAAAGCTGAACAGCCTGCTGCGTCTGCGGGGCGACTGGCGGACCCTGGACGAAGCATTGAATCTGGTTCAGACACCGGCAGCAAAGGAAGCGCTCGAGGAGCTGCAGGAGCTGAAAACGGTGCTTGAACACTATGAGCTGTCCGATTACATTAAGCTCGACTTTAACTTATTTATGCATATGAGCTACTACACCGGCATCGTATTTGAAAGCTACGGCAACAACCTGGGCGTCCCGCTTGGAAGCGGCGGCCGCTATGATGAACTGCTGCAGCAGTTTAACCGTCCGGCCCAGGCTGTCGGATTCGGTCTCCGGCTTGATCTGCTGGTCGAAGCTCTTGGCCTTACGGGAGCGGTACCTTCCCAGACGTGTATTTTATTCAGCCCGGAGCGCCGCCCGGAAGCGGTGGAGCGCGCGCGTAAGCTCCGCGAAACCGGAAAACGGGTCGTGCTGCAGGATATCCGCGGCGTAGAGGACGTGGATCAGCTGAGCGTGTCCTATGAGGATGTTGTATCCATGATCGGAAAAAAGAAGGAGGGAGCTTCGCATGAATGA
- a CDS encoding DUF4097 family beta strand repeat-containing protein — MDEERQRILKMMEDGIISLEEGERLLRAKGSAASSGPQADSKEQGEGSSSESRRSGAYRTDKKAAGSGQKRKNKEDPFAMLSGFFDHALDRVKRFDLDFNFGPSVDFQHTFEHDESDIRSLDMFIQNGSLICQKWEGNTIRVACQVKAYTEESEDAARREFIEGTEFDSRSGKLRFASRSGNYKVQAVVYVPEKSMDKMDVSTFNGDVRIDGVQTDNLYVKASNGAITVLHASAGYLAVETANGAVELKEGRIGSADVKTWNGSIHYDGSLSDIEAEALNGAITARYTSLSERSRALLSTTTGSIKVITPRDIRTEGVLRTNVGNYKCLLDNIEVKEEKSEFMQKYYQFVSNADATPTLRLEASAKTGTITVQNHE, encoded by the coding sequence ATGGATGAAGAACGTCAGCGAATACTGAAAATGATGGAAGACGGTATTATTTCTCTGGAAGAAGGGGAACGTCTTCTCCGGGCCAAAGGCTCTGCTGCTTCTTCCGGTCCCCAGGCAGACAGCAAGGAACAAGGGGAAGGCAGCTCCTCCGAATCCCGGAGAAGCGGCGCCTACCGGACAGATAAGAAAGCAGCCGGCAGCGGTCAGAAGAGAAAAAACAAGGAGGATCCGTTTGCGATGCTCTCCGGCTTTTTTGACCATGCGCTTGACCGCGTCAAACGGTTCGACCTCGACTTTAATTTCGGCCCGTCCGTGGACTTCCAGCATACGTTTGAACATGATGAAAGCGACATTCGTTCGCTCGATATGTTTATCCAAAATGGAAGCCTTATCTGTCAGAAGTGGGAAGGGAACACCATCCGTGTTGCCTGCCAGGTAAAAGCTTACACAGAAGAAAGTGAAGATGCAGCCCGGCGAGAGTTTATCGAAGGCACTGAGTTTGACTCCCGGAGCGGAAAGCTCCGCTTTGCTTCAAGATCCGGCAATTATAAAGTTCAGGCGGTCGTTTATGTGCCGGAAAAATCCATGGATAAGATGGATGTATCCACGTTTAACGGAGACGTCAGAATTGACGGAGTTCAAACAGACAATCTGTACGTTAAAGCAAGCAACGGGGCAATCACAGTACTGCATGCTTCCGCCGGCTATCTGGCAGTGGAAACGGCCAACGGGGCCGTGGAGCTGAAGGAAGGCAGAATCGGCAGCGCCGACGTCAAAACGTGGAATGGCTCGATTCATTACGATGGATCGCTCTCAGATATTGAGGCAGAGGCGCTGAACGGAGCGATTACAGCCCGGTATACGTCACTGAGTGAGAGGAGCCGGGCACTTCTTTCCACTACGACGGGGAGCATCAAGGTGATTACACCTCGGGATATCCGAACGGAGGGCGTGCTCCGGACAAACGTCGGGAATTACAAGTGTCTGCTCGACAACATTGAAGTAAAAGAAGAAAAAAGCGAATTCATGCAAAAATATTATCAGTTTGTATCCAATGCCGACGCGACTCCAACGCTGAGGCTTGAGGCTTCGGCAAAGACAGGTACGATAACTGTCCAGAATCACGAATAA
- the hisD gene encoding histidinol dehydrogenase, whose product MNVTPLDKSVTLERTIEGGTEKQRESVSSIIEKVRENGDKGLMELTEIFDRVTLDELFVQQEEIDEAYKQVDDKELEAIRKAIENIRDFHQRQLRQSWMVTKEDGTMLGQRIIPFDRVGIYVPGGKAAYPSTIMMDAIPAIAAGVKSITMCSPPGEDQRLHPMVLVTASELGIKRIAKIGGAQAVAALAYGTESIQKVDKIVGPGNIYVALAKREVFGQVAIDSIAGPSEIVVLADETARADYIAADMLSQAEHDELASAVLVTTSEELGKKVAEELERQLEDLPRKKIAEESLDKHGAIYLTETMAEAVEAVNRLAPEHLEIMTAQPDNLLGSIRHAGAVFLGPYSAEAVGDYFAGPNHVLPTSGTARFSSPLGVDDFVKRSSVISYSKEALEENGEYISAIARIEGLEAHARAVDIRKGEK is encoded by the coding sequence ATGAACGTGACCCCTTTGGATAAATCAGTAACGCTTGAACGCACCATTGAAGGAGGAACCGAAAAGCAGCGGGAATCGGTCTCCTCCATTATTGAAAAGGTGCGGGAAAACGGAGATAAAGGACTCATGGAGCTGACCGAGATATTTGACCGCGTGACCCTCGATGAGCTGTTTGTCCAGCAGGAAGAAATAGATGAGGCGTATAAGCAGGTGGACGATAAAGAGCTCGAGGCGATCCGCAAAGCGATTGAAAACATCCGTGATTTTCATCAGCGCCAGCTCCGGCAGTCGTGGATGGTAACAAAAGAAGACGGGACGATGCTCGGCCAGCGGATTATTCCGTTTGACCGCGTCGGTATTTATGTGCCGGGAGGCAAAGCAGCCTACCCGTCGACTATTATGATGGATGCCATCCCGGCAATCGCTGCAGGCGTGAAAAGCATTACGATGTGTTCGCCTCCCGGAGAGGACCAGCGCCTTCATCCGATGGTGCTCGTCACTGCCAGTGAGCTTGGCATTAAACGTATCGCGAAAATTGGGGGAGCGCAGGCGGTAGCTGCGCTTGCCTATGGCACGGAGAGCATCCAGAAGGTGGATAAAATCGTCGGGCCCGGCAATATTTATGTCGCGCTGGCTAAACGCGAAGTGTTCGGTCAGGTGGCGATCGACAGTATCGCCGGACCAAGCGAGATCGTCGTGCTTGCTGATGAAACAGCCCGGGCGGATTATATTGCAGCCGACATGCTTTCCCAGGCGGAGCACGATGAGCTCGCCTCGGCTGTACTTGTAACCACCTCGGAGGAGCTCGGCAAAAAAGTGGCGGAAGAGCTTGAGCGTCAGCTGGAGGACCTTCCACGCAAAAAGATTGCGGAAGAGTCTCTTGATAAGCACGGAGCCATTTACTTAACCGAAACGATGGCGGAGGCAGTGGAGGCTGTAAACCGGCTTGCGCCGGAGCATCTGGAGATCATGACCGCCCAGCCGGATAATCTGCTCGGCTCCATCCGTCACGCCGGTGCTGTCTTTTTAGGGCCATACAGTGCCGAAGCGGTCGGTGATTACTTTGCCGGCCCGAACCACGTGCTTCCGACGAGCGGCACGGCCCGGTTCTCGAGCCCGCTCGGTGTCGATGATTTTGTGAAACGCTCCAGCGTGATTTCCTACAGCAAAGAAGCACTCGAGGAAAACGGGGAATACATCTCTGCGATCGCCCGGATCGAGGGCCTTGAAGCACATGCGCGCGCAGTGGATATCCGGAAGGGGGAGAAGTAG
- the hisA gene encoding 1-(5-phosphoribosyl)-5-[(5-phosphoribosylamino)methylideneamino]imidazole-4-carboxamide isomerase — MSDFIVYPAIDIRDGNCVRLFQGDYNQETVYGDSPFEMAASFAKAGAAWIHMVDLDGAKEKRRINHAHVVRAARELDVRIQVGGGIRTEEDVDYYLSNGVDRVILGSVALQYPEFARDMLEKYGGLIAIGLDARDGYVAVNGWLDTSEVTAVELGQEMAAHGAETFIFTDISTDGTMTGPNVEATRQLAEATGVNVIASGGIGTMEDVRNLAEKRNKGIAGVIVGKAIYTGKVDVAEAVKEVQ, encoded by the coding sequence ATGAGTGATTTTATTGTATACCCGGCCATCGATATTCGGGACGGTAACTGTGTCCGTCTTTTTCAGGGCGACTATAATCAGGAGACTGTCTACGGCGATTCGCCGTTTGAGATGGCTGCTTCATTTGCCAAGGCGGGAGCAGCCTGGATTCATATGGTTGATCTTGACGGGGCAAAAGAAAAACGGCGCATCAATCATGCCCACGTTGTCCGTGCTGCACGGGAGCTTGATGTCCGTATCCAGGTCGGCGGAGGGATCCGGACTGAAGAGGATGTGGACTATTACTTATCCAACGGCGTGGACCGGGTGATACTCGGCAGTGTTGCCCTCCAGTATCCGGAGTTTGCACGGGATATGCTTGAAAAATACGGCGGGCTTATCGCTATCGGTCTTGATGCAAGAGATGGGTACGTGGCCGTGAACGGCTGGCTCGACACCTCGGAAGTAACCGCCGTCGAGCTTGGACAGGAAATGGCTGCCCACGGGGCGGAGACATTTATATTCACCGATATATCCACCGATGGGACGATGACCGGACCAAACGTAGAGGCAACGAGGCAGCTCGCAGAAGCGACCGGCGTAAACGTCATTGCTTCCGGTGGCATCGGCACGATGGAGGATGTCCGGAATCTTGCGGAGAAGCGCAACAAAGGGATAGCCGGTGTCATTGTCGGAAAAGCGATATATACCGGCAAAGTGGATGTGGCAGAAGCCGTGAAGGAGGTACAGTAA
- the ppaX gene encoding pyrophosphatase PpaX, with amino-acid sequence MTRWNTLLFDLDGTLIDTNDLIISSYEHVLTYYAPDQYSRDDIISWIGVPLADNFSSISSNPSQVEQMIDTYQSHNLANHETLVREYDGVYDTIKKLYERGYSLGIVTTKRREAAVKGADMLGLLPFFSAFVTVDDVENPKPHPEPLQIAMTQLNARPEETIMIGDSQFDIMAGKNAGVHTAGVEWTIKGASFLKNYEPDWMLTRMSDLLDIVGEPEE; translated from the coding sequence ATGACCAGATGGAATACACTGCTGTTTGATTTAGACGGCACGCTGATTGATACCAATGATTTGATCATTTCTTCTTATGAGCACGTGCTGACGTATTATGCTCCGGACCAATACAGCAGGGATGACATCATCAGCTGGATCGGGGTGCCGCTGGCGGATAACTTTTCAAGCATCAGCAGCAACCCGAGCCAGGTGGAACAGATGATTGACACGTACCAATCCCACAACCTGGCAAACCATGAAACGCTCGTCCGGGAATACGACGGCGTGTATGACACTATTAAAAAGCTGTACGAGCGGGGCTATTCCCTCGGTATTGTAACGACAAAGAGAAGGGAGGCGGCGGTCAAAGGAGCCGATATGCTCGGGCTGCTTCCTTTTTTCTCGGCGTTCGTTACAGTGGATGATGTTGAAAACCCGAAGCCGCATCCGGAGCCGCTGCAAATAGCCATGACACAGCTGAATGCCCGTCCGGAGGAAACCATTATGATTGGCGACAGCCAGTTTGATATTATGGCAGGAAAAAATGCCGGTGTTCACACAGCGGGAGTGGAATGGACCATCAAGGGTGCATCGTTTCTGAAAAATTATGAACCGGACTGGATGCTCACCCGGATGAGCGATCTGCTCGATATTGTCGGGGAACCAGAGGAATGA
- the lgt gene encoding prolipoprotein diacylglyceryl transferase: MIYSSMQPIDRVAFEVGSVPIYWYGILIGLGALLGYILASYEAKKRGLPEDIFADLLIFAIPISIICARLYYVIFEWGYYAQNPGSILAVWEGGLAIHGGLIGAVLTGIVFSKIKRVSFWKLADIAAPSIILGQAIGRWGNFINQEAHGGEVNRSFLEGLQLPEFIINQMYIEGAYYNPTFLYESLWNIAGFLLLLGLRRVNLRRGELFLTYVIWYSFGRFFIEGMRTDSLMLFDTIRVAQLISVLLIIAAVSLILYRRQAGLAKARYLSKDGPGI; encoded by the coding sequence ATGATTTATTCATCGATGCAGCCGATCGACCGGGTCGCCTTTGAAGTCGGGTCTGTGCCTATTTACTGGTACGGGATTCTCATTGGCCTCGGCGCTCTGCTTGGGTACATTTTAGCTTCCTATGAAGCAAAAAAACGCGGGCTCCCGGAGGATATTTTCGCGGATCTGCTCATTTTTGCCATACCGATTTCGATTATCTGCGCCCGGTTGTATTACGTGATTTTTGAGTGGGGCTATTACGCCCAGAATCCGGGAAGTATTCTGGCGGTATGGGAAGGCGGTCTTGCCATACACGGCGGATTGATTGGTGCCGTGCTTACGGGCATTGTCTTTTCGAAAATCAAACGGGTTTCCTTTTGGAAGCTGGCTGACATTGCCGCACCGAGCATTATTTTAGGGCAGGCGATTGGACGCTGGGGCAATTTTATCAACCAGGAAGCCCACGGCGGCGAAGTGAACCGTTCGTTTTTAGAGGGGCTGCAGCTGCCGGAATTCATTATTAATCAGATGTATATTGAGGGAGCCTACTATAATCCCACGTTTTTGTACGAATCGCTTTGGAATATTGCGGGATTTTTACTGCTTTTAGGACTGCGCCGGGTTAATCTCCGCCGCGGGGAGCTGTTTTTAACGTATGTTATCTGGTATTCCTTCGGACGCTTTTTCATCGAAGGAATGCGGACCGACAGCTTAATGCTGTTTGATACGATCCGGGTGGCACAGCTGATTTCAGTGCTTTTGATCATCGCAGCCGTGAGTCTGATTTTATACCGCAGACAGGCAGGCCTTGCCAAAGCAAGATACTTAAGTAAAGACGGTCCCGGCATATAA